The following is a genomic window from bacterium.
CCTGGAGAAGACCACGCTCTTCCCCACATTGGGACTTCCCATGAGCAATACTTTTCTCATCTTAAATCCTCTTTGGTCGGGTACTCTTTAGAATGCCGTTTTTCGTCGTCCTACTCCGCTCTTATTTCTTGTGTTCCACCATTATTCTACGTGCCATACCAAAACCAATAGCCACTTGAGTATTACCTGCCCTTATAGTTATGGGACCACGCATAAGCTGAGAACTCACTTTCACAATTTCTGTCCCCTGTTTTATACCCAAAGTCTCCATCTTCCTTAACAATCCCCATCCTCCCTGAATATCGACTATCTTTCCTCTTTCTCCTTTTCTCATCCGGGTTAAATCTATCGCCATCTCACTCACTCCTATTCTTCGCCCACTCCTGGGAGTCTGATTGGTCGGGCACCGTTTACGATGCCATCTCTGGTCGGGCACTCTTGGGAATGCCGAGTTATTAACTTTTCTCTCTTATTTTCCTTACTTTACCTTCCTTTGGTCTCTTTCCATACTTGTAAAAATAATTGAAACTCTTCAACCAGTCCGCTCCTTCGGGGTGTGGACAAGTCTCTACAAATTTCACAAAGGCTACTAACCTTTTTACTGTATTGCCACTAATACCGTGTTCTATCTTAC
Proteins encoded in this region:
- a CDS encoding FeoA family protein; protein product: MAIDLTRMRKGERGKIVDIQGGWGLLRKMETLGIKQGTEIVKVSSQLMRGPITIRAGNTQVAIGFGMARRIMVEHKK